From the Helicobacter mustelae genome, the window CTTGCATCTTTCATGATGTCTCCAACCTGATAGATTTTATATTGGGGTGCCATGATTCCTTCATTGTGCAAGTTGTTTACTGCGATTTGTGAGGGAGCAAAGAGCAGGCTTGAGAGGCGATCGGCTAGGACTCGGTTTTGCTCTTCTGGCATAGAGAGTTGGAAGCTGCGTAAGCCTGCTTCTACATGGATGAGTGGGATTTGTAGCTTGGCGCTGGCAAGTGCACCTGCAAGGCTAGAGGTCGTATCCCCAAAGACAAGCACAAAATCTGGCTGCTCAGATAATAGGATGGATTCTAGACTTTTGAGCATATCTGCGAGCATGCAAAGCTGCGTCTTGCCGCCGTGAGGGAGCTTGTAGGAAGGAGGGGAGAGCTTGAGTGTGTCAAAAAACACTGCACTCATCTTAGGATCATAATGCTGCCCTGTGTGGACTAGAATTTGTTTGATGGGGGAGTTGTTGAGTGCGAGTTGCAGGGGAGCGAGTTTGATGAATTGGGGTCTTGCTCCTACAATAATCAGGAGTTTTAGCATGTTTGTGATCTTTTGGCGTATTGTTTTTGATACGTAGCTTCAAAAGCATGAATCATGGTCTGCAGTTGGAAATTTTCTAGATAGCGTTTTTTTGCATTGCTGCTATAAAAATCATAGTTTTTCTCTATCTCTAGGATGGCTTTTGCGATGGCCTTGGGATCCTTTGGCTCTATTACTAGGCCTGTGCTTTGGTGTTGATTGATAAAATCACTGCCAGAAGGCTTAAGCTTGGTAGAGACACAGGGAAGCCCAAAACTTAGCGCTTCTACCAAAACAATGCCATAGGATTCCTGCAAAGAGGGCAGGACGAAATACTTTGATTTGGCATAAAATTCTAACAACTCCTCTTTTTTCTTTGGTCCCACCAAAAAGACGCGATGCTCTAGCTGCAGGCTTTGGATGAGGTTTTGTAGCTTGGCTTTGTAGCGCTCATCCCCACCCCCAGCGATATGGATCTCAAAATCCTCTGGCAAAAACTGCGCGCTTGCAATGAGGCTCTCAAAGCCCTTGATGGGCACAAGCCTGCCCACAGAGCAAATGATATTTTGATTTTTGGATGTGTCAATATCACTTTTTGGCATGTCCACACCGATAGGAATGGCGATGCATTTTTGTGCAAAATCGCGCAGATAGGGAGATTCGTTGATATATTTTTGGCTGGTTGTGATAATGAGATCTGAGCGCTTGAGGATGGCTTTTTGCAAAGGTGCAAAGGGGCCAAAGTAAAATCTATTTTTAAAAATATCGGAGTGATAATGCGTAAGGATGATTTTGTCACTAGGAGTGAGGAGAAGTGCGAGTACCGCGATGGGATCGGGGTAGTGCAGATGGATAATGTCATAGTTTTTGAT encodes:
- the wecB gene encoding non-hydrolyzing UDP-N-acetylglucosamine 2-epimerase is translated as MLKLLIIVGARPQFIKLAPLQLALNNSPIKQILVHTGQHYDPKMSAVFFDTLKLSPPSYKLPHGGKTQLCMLADMLKSLESILLSEQPDFVLVFGDTTSSLAGALASAKLQIPLIHVEAGLRSFQLSMPEEQNRVLADRLSSLLFAPSQIAVNNLHNEGIMAPQYKIYQVGDIMKDASLLFAKYAKAPDLTLPKSFGLCTIHRQENLTKEALSEIFAALCEIAKSLPLLLPLHPSTARFIHPKDYPGILFCEPLSYLEMLYVLGHSKLVITDSGGLQKESYFFQKPCIVLRENSEWMELVDSHYNVLAGNNAHKILQSFVHIASQASGDFGENFYGNGDCAMQILSVLKEYL
- a CDS encoding glycosyltransferase, producing MKILQLGKFYPPHLGGIETVMQDICDGMNKRGILCDCLVSNKSLAYQENITPYGGRIFRTASLGILASTSITPQMIFKLREIIKNYDIIHLHYPDPIAVLALLLTPSDKIILTHYHSDIFKNRFYFGPFAPLQKAILKRSDLIITTSQKYINESPYLRDFAQKCIAIPIGVDMPKSDIDTSKNQNIICSVGRLVPIKGFESLIASAQFLPEDFEIHIAGGGDERYKAKLQNLIQSLQLEHRVFLVGPKKKEELLEFYAKSKYFVLPSLQESYGIVLVEALSFGLPCVSTKLKPSGSDFINQHQSTGLVIEPKDPKAIAKAILEIEKNYDFYSSNAKKRYLENFQLQTMIHAFEATYQKQYAKRSQTC